The genomic stretch AAAGGGGATGGACTCGACGGCCATGGTTACTTTTTGCGGAGCGTTGTTGCTCAGAATCGTCTCCTTCTGCTTCAGGGCGAAGGTAGCCGCCACTGCCTCGGCAGAGATGCCCGCGGTCGGGACCTCCATGGTCTGGATGAGCGGCTCCTTGATCACGATGACGTCTGAGTGCCTTTTTTCCCCGCCGCCACTGCCGGCAACGGCTGGCTGGTTGGGATTGAAGACATACGATCGGTCGGAGCTCTTGGTGTCGATCATCGGCGTCTGCCCGGTAACCGTCACGGCTTCATTGATCGTCCCGAGCTGCAAGGGTACGGTGATGCGGATGTTCTGGCCGGAAACCAGCTGGACCTTCTTCAGGATCGATGTTTTAAATCCCTCTAATTCAGAACGCAGCTGATACGTCCCCGGGGCCAGGTCGATGAACCTGAAATCCCCATTTTCTGAAGTGACCGTATCCTTGATTTTATACTGCCCGAAAAACAATGAAACGGTAACCCCGGGAACCAAATTCCCGTCTTCCAGGACAACCTTGCCATAAATAATGTTTGAACCCGTCATGGAAAGGGACTGGGGCCGGTCCAAAGTCTGCGGGCCCAGCGCGGGGAGTGTATTCTCCATCATTGGCCGGGCGGTCGAAAGAGTGAGGGCGGTGTTATCCCAATCCTCGCCCGTCTCCTGTCGGACCAATGCCTGGCAGGTCAATCCGGCTTCATTCTTGTCCGAGTTGAAGCGCAGGTCGTAGACGGGGGTCCAGGAGACCTGGGGAACGATGTAGGATGCATCGACCTGCAGGCTGCCGCCGCGGCTGATCTCGACCTCGATCTCGATGCTTTTCCTCTCTTTCACGCGCATCTCGATCTGCTGGCCCAGCTCATGGTCGATCACGGCTTTCTTCTCCAGGAGCTTCGCTTTTTCTATTTCGAGGTTCCTTTTTTCGTTGTTCATTTTATTCAGGTTGCTCTCCAGGAAATCGAACATCCGGGACCACTCGGCGATGCCCTTTTTCTGCAATTCCTGTTCCTTGTCCGGGGAGCCGCCCCTATCACTGAGCAGGGACCTGAGGAATTCGTCCTTGCGGTTCAAAAGTTCCATGCGGTCGTCCAGGACCCGAACCTGGTTCTCCAGTTCGCGTTGGTTCTTTTCCAGTTCGCCAATGCGGCCGATGGCGCTCTCCTCCAGCCGTTCGCTCTTTATTTTGATGTCCAGTATCTTGGCCGCGGCGCTGCC from Candidatus Aminicenantes bacterium encodes the following:
- a CDS encoding mucoidy inhibitor MuiA family protein, whose amino-acid sequence is MLDPLSIPGEKAKAIAISSTIESVTVYRDRALVKRAAQHDYQPGDYVLKIANLPLSLLDESVRVSGSGSAAAKILDIKIKSERLEESAIGRIGELEKNQRELENQVRVLDDRMELLNRKDEFLRSLLSDRGGSPDKEQELQKKGIAEWSRMFDFLESNLNKMNNEKRNLEIEKAKLLEKKAVIDHELGQQIEMRVKERKSIEIEVEISRGGSLQVDASYIVPQVSWTPVYDLRFNSDKNEAGLTCQALVRQETGEDWDNTALTLSTARPMMENTLPALGPQTLDRPQSLSMTGSNIIYGKVVLEDGNLVPGVTVSLFFGQYKIKDTVTSENGDFRFIDLAPGTYQLRSELEGFKTSILKKVQLVSGQNIRITVPLQLGTINEAVTVTGQTPMIDTKSSDRSYVFNPNQPAVAGSGGGEKRHSDVIVIKEPLIQTMEVPTAGISAEAVAATFALKQKETILSNNAPQKVTMAVESIPFQREYQAIPKLMEQSFLKATATNSAPFPLLAGKVSIFYDESFVSSTAIPQVSANEKFTVSIGEGSGIKVKRELVEKKTDGAGLFRKKVQTVYEYRITVENFQKSEESITVIDQVPVTENEDIAVELLSAVPATLKPKEEDADKEKREGVLKWLLQLKPLKKKTISFKYSVTYPKKLDVFNLD